In a genomic window of Chryseobacterium sp. G0162:
- a CDS encoding RagB/SusD family nutrient uptake outer membrane protein: MKNIKTKINTLAIVSLGFLVTSCGEEGFLKQESPVNPPTETAINNEKTLQIAVNGLYNLMQTNSNGSQNSYGALIPTLNELLADNGFVSLRNSNRFSATRQPTLTFFVRQSGDIQTLWNSLYKIIANANYIISKEGTISDDITTPAQTPANLFAQAHLVRAMCYHTLVTFFADNIGGANQNLGVPIALKYDPSQKLSRSSVQAVYDQIKSDLNASQNINDINESTSGRTNLLGKAALDMMYSRYYLSIKDYANANVYSQKVLDNANYSLLPLSGVGSFFTAEGQPETIFELQYTPNDQPGANDGITATWYSGGRYRQNFATRAFYNQYSNTDVRKNAWYSLTGIGAPSITTFPDNPKPVDVKKYTTPDQDIIIMRKTEAVFNQLEALYYTNPASALTKLVTWVNTYRDPSYAFAGTGTALLDEILKQKNMEFFLEGFRYNDLKRNGRGFTNPQTTVTLSPGMKEFQAFPVPLQEQNANPNVQQYPGY; this comes from the coding sequence ATGAAAAATATAAAGACAAAAATAAATACATTAGCTATTGTCAGTTTAGGTTTTTTAGTGACATCTTGTGGGGAAGAAGGCTTTTTGAAACAAGAGTCACCGGTAAATCCACCGACAGAAACAGCTATTAACAATGAAAAGACTTTACAGATTGCGGTTAATGGGTTGTATAATTTAATGCAGACCAATAGTAATGGTTCTCAGAACTCTTATGGCGCATTGATTCCTACTTTGAATGAATTGTTAGCGGATAACGGTTTTGTAAGTTTACGTAATTCTAATAGATTTTCTGCTACTAGACAGCCTACACTAACTTTCTTTGTGAGACAAAGTGGGGATATTCAGACATTGTGGAATTCTCTATATAAGATTATTGCCAATGCCAACTATATCATTAGTAAAGAAGGAACAATCTCTGATGACATAACAACGCCGGCGCAAACACCAGCAAATTTATTTGCTCAGGCTCACTTAGTGAGAGCAATGTGCTACCATACTTTGGTTACTTTCTTTGCTGATAATATAGGAGGAGCAAACCAAAACTTAGGGGTTCCTATTGCATTAAAATATGATCCTTCTCAAAAGTTATCAAGATCTTCTGTGCAGGCAGTATATGATCAGATTAAATCAGATTTAAATGCATCTCAGAATATTAATGATATAAATGAAAGTACTAGTGGGAGAACTAATCTTTTAGGGAAGGCAGCGTTAGATATGATGTATTCTAGATATTATCTTTCTATTAAAGATTATGCTAATGCAAATGTATATAGTCAGAAAGTATTGGATAATGCGAACTATAGTCTTTTACCTTTAAGTGGAGTAGGTAGCTTCTTTACTGCTGAAGGGCAGCCAGAAACAATCTTTGAACTTCAATATACTCCTAATGACCAACCAGGCGCAAATGATGGTATCACAGCAACTTGGTATTCAGGAGGAAGATACAGACAAAATTTTGCAACAAGAGCATTTTATAATCAGTATAGTAATACGGATGTTAGAAAGAATGCTTGGTATAGTTTAACAGGTATTGGAGCTCCAAGTATTACAACTTTCCCAGATAATCCTAAGCCTGTAGATGTGAAAAAATACACTACACCAGATCAGGATATCATCATCATGAGAAAAACAGAAGCTGTATTTAACCAATTGGAAGCTTTATATTATACTAATCCGGCTTCTGCTTTAACTAAACTAGTTACTTGGGTGAATACTTATAGAGATCCTAGTTATGCATTTGCAGGAACAGGAACTGCTCTTCTAGATGAGATCTTGAAACAAAAGAATATGGAATTCTTCTTGGAAGGATTTAGATATAATGACTTGAAAAGAAATGGTAGAGGGTTTACTAATCCACAAACTACGGTTACTTTAAGTCCAGGTATGAAAGAATTTCAGGCTTTCCCTGTTCCATTACAAGAACAGAATGCTAACCCAAATGTTCAACAGTATCCTGGTTATTAA
- a CDS encoding SusC/RagA family TonB-linked outer membrane protein, translating into MNVKLRVLSAGALFFLGQVAYAQSTKRDTATKETKIEEVVLTGAFGTKLTPEQSIGSTSTVKAAELEKPAAISIDNVLQGKVAGLYSSASSGQPGASTITLIRGLTSLTGNNEPLYVIDGVAVQSGDIAGALTSQNALSLINPSDIEDIQVLKDGVSTALYGSRGAAGVVLIRTKSGKKGKSQINFISEIGGSSVAFEKFKMTNAYENTKLFGLGLYNSGNASSLQEGYDIAKSEFDWDGVTDTDWNKLARRNTPSYNRYNFSYTGGTENFKIFSSLGYLKQEGLARNADFQRYSGSLKGDWNASDKLKMHFNINLSRSIQTGATDGSSYSNPIFSSRLLSPTQKPYNADGSYNTNLYFLNPEFNPIGIENENIEKGTFDKVISSVGADYKILPYLTFSTNFAIDNTQSREMIYYNPDFGDGNFDGDVKGNGYLYGYNKNLFTWDWYSFLHFNKKFGEKHDVSASIGIESYVTENNNSNWDAQGFPAGTRIPYAAVAANPSSTPSSNFTRITDVGYMGRFAYTYDKFVTLSGSFRREGNSIFSDYWGNFYGVGASVNLTNLNILNNVFRNLVVRGSIGQNGNPSLTAYQKAALYAYSGDYLASNAGYIFQTGAYPGERLKWEVSEKVNLGVDFSTKGNNNLYGTVDFFKNSNKDQLLSFPIPTSGSGFTGITRNLGSTVSQGIETTLGFRRNTENFSFDTKFLYTYNENVIKSLGAGGATTIVRNGSKAWAVDHNPTEYYLRLWAGVDPKNGDPLWYTDETRTATTNSSSIAKQVFTGRSALPKHMLNWQTDMEYKNFKLSFQFNFLGGYSVYDRWAFIYDGDGQYANVNAFSDALYNSWTPDNPNATRPKYVFGGNRNSTAASDRFLYDGDHIRLRQVELGYKFTKNVLNIDGVNGIYVYVRGVNLWTYAFDKRLYFDPEANSNAWTYTSENMGIYDQTQPNMRQYIMGVSIDF; encoded by the coding sequence ATGAATGTTAAACTACGTGTATTAAGTGCTGGAGCATTGTTCTTTTTGGGGCAGGTTGCTTATGCACAATCAACAAAAAGAGATACAGCTACAAAAGAAACGAAAATTGAAGAGGTAGTATTAACTGGAGCTTTTGGTACAAAACTTACGCCAGAGCAGTCCATTGGATCTACTTCAACTGTAAAAGCTGCTGAACTAGAGAAGCCTGCAGCTATTTCTATTGATAATGTTTTACAGGGGAAGGTTGCAGGTTTATATTCCTCTGCCAGTTCTGGACAACCGGGAGCAAGTACAATCACATTAATTAGAGGTCTTACGTCATTAACTGGTAATAACGAACCTTTATATGTGATTGATGGTGTTGCTGTACAATCAGGAGATATTGCTGGAGCATTAACATCACAGAATGCTCTTTCATTAATAAATCCTTCGGATATTGAAGATATTCAGGTTTTAAAAGATGGTGTTTCTACAGCGTTATATGGATCTAGAGGAGCGGCTGGTGTTGTCCTTATTAGAACGAAATCAGGAAAGAAAGGTAAGTCACAAATAAACTTCATCAGTGAGATTGGAGGAAGTAGTGTTGCCTTTGAAAAATTTAAAATGACAAATGCATATGAGAATACTAAATTATTTGGTTTAGGATTATATAACTCGGGGAATGCAAGTTCATTACAAGAAGGTTATGATATAGCTAAGTCTGAATTTGACTGGGATGGTGTTACTGATACTGATTGGAATAAATTAGCAAGAAGAAATACTCCTTCTTATAATAGATATAATTTTAGCTATACCGGAGGAACTGAAAATTTTAAAATATTTTCTTCCTTAGGATATTTGAAGCAAGAAGGACTGGCTAGAAATGCAGATTTCCAGAGATATTCAGGGTCTTTAAAAGGAGATTGGAATGCTTCTGATAAATTAAAAATGCATTTTAATATCAATTTATCCAGATCTATTCAAACAGGAGCTACTGATGGATCTTCTTATTCTAACCCAATATTCTCATCAAGGCTTTTGTCACCAACACAAAAACCATATAATGCTGATGGATCATATAATACAAACTTATATTTTCTAAATCCTGAGTTCAACCCAATCGGTATAGAAAATGAAAATATTGAGAAAGGAACTTTTGATAAGGTTATTTCAAGTGTAGGTGCTGATTATAAAATCTTACCATATTTAACGTTCTCTACCAACTTTGCGATTGATAATACTCAGTCTAGAGAAATGATTTACTATAATCCTGATTTTGGGGATGGTAATTTTGATGGAGATGTAAAAGGGAATGGTTATTTGTATGGGTATAACAAAAATCTGTTTACATGGGATTGGTATTCATTCTTACACTTCAATAAAAAATTCGGAGAAAAACATGATGTTTCAGCGTCTATTGGTATAGAAAGTTATGTAACCGAAAATAATAATAGTAATTGGGATGCTCAAGGATTCCCAGCAGGAACTAGAATTCCTTATGCTGCTGTAGCTGCAAACCCTTCATCAACTCCTTCTTCTAACTTTACAAGGATCACAGATGTAGGTTACATGGGTAGATTTGCGTATACTTATGACAAATTTGTAACATTATCAGGATCATTTAGAAGAGAAGGGAACTCTATATTTAGTGATTATTGGGGGAACTTTTATGGTGTAGGTGCTAGTGTGAATCTTACTAATTTAAATATCTTGAATAATGTATTCAGAAATTTAGTAGTGAGAGGTTCAATCGGGCAAAATGGTAACCCATCTTTAACTGCATATCAGAAAGCTGCACTATATGCCTATTCAGGTGATTATCTTGCGTCAAATGCAGGTTATATTTTCCAAACAGGAGCATATCCTGGAGAGAGATTAAAATGGGAGGTATCTGAAAAAGTTAACTTAGGAGTAGATTTTAGTACAAAAGGAAATAATAACCTGTATGGTACTGTTGATTTCTTTAAGAACAGCAACAAAGATCAATTGTTGAGTTTTCCAATTCCTACTAGTGGATCTGGATTTACAGGTATAACAAGAAATCTTGGTAGTACGGTTTCTCAAGGAATTGAAACAACATTAGGATTTAGAAGAAATACAGAAAACTTTAGCTTTGATACTAAGTTTCTTTATACTTACAATGAAAACGTAATCAAGTCTTTAGGGGCAGGAGGAGCTACTACAATTGTAAGAAACGGAAGCAAGGCTTGGGCAGTTGATCACAATCCTACTGAATATTATTTACGTTTATGGGCTGGTGTTGATCCTAAAAATGGAGATCCATTATGGTATACGGATGAAACACGTACAGCTACAACAAATAGCTCTTCTATTGCTAAACAAGTGTTTACAGGAAGAAGTGCATTACCTAAACATATGTTAAACTGGCAAACTGATATGGAGTATAAAAACTTTAAATTAAGTTTCCAATTTAATTTCTTAGGAGGATATTCTGTATATGACCGATGGGCGTTTATCTATGATGGAGATGGTCAATATGCTAACGTAAATGCATTCAGTGATGCATTATATAATTCTTGGACGCCAGATAATCCTAATGCTACCAGACCAAAATATGTATTTGGAGGTAACAGAAATTCAACAGCTGCTTCAGACAGATTCCTATATGATGGAGATCACATTCGTTTAAGACAAGTTGAACTAGGATATAAATTTACTAAGAACGTTTTAAATATTGATGGTGTTAATGGTATTTATGTATATGTAAGAGGGGTGAATCTTTGGACTTATGCATTTGATAAAAGATTATATTTCGATCCAGAAGCGAACTCGAATGCATGGACTTATACTTCAGAGAACATGGGTATTTATGACCAGACACAGCCTAACATGAGACAGTACATTATGGGGGTTTCAATCGATTTTTAA
- the infB gene encoding translation initiation factor IF-2: MPKIRLNKAVKEFNISMSRLVEFLQSKGFEVEGNPNAQLEESAYSALEAEFAKDGEQRKASHEVVITKVPEEKLEIEEKKTPEVIRAKANKPETKILGKIDLEPAKPEVEETPAAPVATPVEEKKEEIVKEEPEVKAAPEKQEFKVLDKIDLSQIESRNRPVKKDKPKMEEKKEEEKPVEPVKETPKPVVEEKKIDAPKVEAEPESQEPQKIETVYQKLDGPKIVGEKIDLTQFAPKPGAGAKKKRKRIEKPGGQNNQGQGGNNQNSGNNNQGGQGGNRPHNNNNGGGQGGNRQGQGGQGNRPQGQGGQGGNRFGNNQGGNRPGGQGGGFKKGGQNNRPGQRVMPVELTDEQVKNQIKETLEKLTNKGGKSKSAKHRKDKRTYRREQDERQQELEAQDRTLKVTEFITVGELASLMNVSPTEVISACFSLGVMVTMNQRLEADTLLLVADEFGYKIEFSDADLEDADAEDEVDTEESLVSRAPVVTVMGHVDHGKTSLLDYVRKTNVIAGESGGITQHIGAYNVKLENGQRITFLDTPGHEAFTAMRARGAQITDIAIIVIAADDDVMPQTKEAIAHAQAAQVPMIIAINKVDKPNANPDNIRQQLSGLNPPVLVEEWGGNVQAQEISAKFGNNVDVLLEKVLLQAEMLELKANPDRSANGVVIEASLDKGRGYVATMLVQTGTLRVGDYVVAGKNHGKVKALLDERGKNLAEAGPSIPATILGLDGAPTAGDKFRVYADESEGKAIANKREQLQRELSIRTKKHTTLEELGRRIALGEFKELNIILKGDVDGSVEALSDQLQRLSTEEISVKILHSGVGQITESDINLAAASDAIIIGFNVRAGANAKELADREEIEIRTYSVIYKAIDEVKEAMEGMLSPEIQEQVIGNVEIREVFKISKVGSIAGCMVLTGKVTRQSKVRLLRDGIVKFDGELESLKRFKDDVKEVTKGYECGLNLKGYNDIEIGDILEVYEEVAVKKKLK; this comes from the coding sequence ATGCCAAAAATTAGATTAAATAAAGCGGTTAAGGAATTCAATATTTCGATGTCCAGATTAGTAGAGTTTTTACAATCAAAGGGTTTCGAAGTTGAAGGCAATCCTAACGCTCAATTGGAAGAATCGGCATATTCTGCATTGGAAGCTGAGTTTGCTAAAGATGGCGAACAAAGAAAAGCTTCCCATGAGGTGGTGATCACTAAAGTTCCGGAAGAGAAACTGGAAATTGAAGAGAAGAAAACCCCTGAAGTGATAAGAGCTAAAGCAAACAAACCAGAAACTAAGATTTTAGGTAAGATAGATTTAGAACCTGCGAAACCTGAAGTTGAAGAAACCCCTGCAGCTCCTGTAGCGACACCGGTGGAAGAAAAGAAAGAAGAAATAGTGAAAGAAGAACCGGAAGTAAAAGCAGCTCCTGAAAAGCAGGAATTTAAAGTTTTGGATAAAATTGATTTGTCTCAGATAGAATCTAGAAATAGACCTGTAAAAAAAGACAAGCCAAAAATGGAGGAGAAAAAAGAAGAAGAAAAACCGGTTGAACCTGTAAAAGAAACTCCAAAACCAGTGGTAGAAGAGAAAAAAATAGACGCTCCAAAAGTGGAAGCTGAACCTGAGTCTCAGGAACCTCAAAAAATTGAAACTGTTTATCAGAAACTGGACGGTCCTAAGATCGTAGGTGAAAAAATTGACTTAACTCAGTTTGCACCAAAGCCAGGAGCTGGAGCAAAAAAGAAAAGAAAGAGAATTGAAAAACCTGGCGGCCAGAATAATCAAGGCCAAGGAGGAAACAATCAAAACTCTGGAAATAATAACCAAGGTGGTCAAGGAGGAAACCGTCCGCACAATAATAACAATGGTGGTGGCCAAGGAGGAAACCGTCAAGGACAAGGTGGTCAAGGTAATCGTCCACAAGGTCAAGGTGGTCAAGGTGGAAACCGTTTCGGAAATAACCAGGGTGGAAACCGTCCAGGTGGCCAAGGTGGTGGATTTAAGAAAGGAGGTCAAAACAACAGACCTGGTCAAAGAGTTATGCCAGTTGAATTAACTGACGAACAAGTTAAGAACCAGATCAAAGAAACCCTGGAAAAACTTACCAACAAAGGGGGTAAGTCTAAATCTGCAAAACACAGAAAAGATAAGAGAACTTACCGAAGAGAACAGGATGAACGTCAGCAGGAGCTTGAAGCACAAGACAGAACGCTGAAAGTAACAGAATTTATTACGGTAGGAGAATTAGCGAGTTTAATGAACGTTTCTCCAACTGAAGTAATCTCTGCATGTTTCTCACTTGGGGTAATGGTGACCATGAACCAAAGATTGGAAGCTGATACCTTATTATTAGTAGCTGATGAATTCGGTTATAAAATTGAGTTCTCTGATGCTGATCTTGAAGATGCGGATGCAGAAGATGAAGTTGATACTGAAGAGAGCTTGGTGTCAAGAGCACCAGTGGTTACTGTAATGGGACACGTTGACCATGGTAAAACTTCATTACTGGATTATGTTAGAAAAACTAATGTAATTGCAGGGGAGTCCGGAGGTATTACCCAGCACATCGGTGCTTATAATGTGAAGCTGGAAAACGGTCAAAGAATTACATTCTTAGATACACCAGGTCACGAGGCATTTACAGCGATGAGAGCCAGAGGTGCTCAGATCACGGATATTGCAATTATTGTAATTGCTGCTGATGATGATGTAATGCCACAAACAAAAGAGGCAATTGCTCACGCTCAGGCTGCGCAAGTGCCAATGATTATTGCAATCAACAAAGTTGATAAGCCAAATGCAAATCCTGATAACATCCGTCAACAACTTTCAGGTTTAAACCCTCCGGTTTTAGTGGAAGAATGGGGTGGAAATGTTCAGGCGCAGGAAATCTCTGCTAAGTTTGGTAATAATGTGGACGTGCTATTGGAGAAAGTTTTATTACAGGCTGAAATGCTTGAATTGAAGGCTAATCCTGATCGTTCAGCTAATGGAGTTGTTATCGAAGCATCTCTTGATAAAGGTAGAGGTTATGTTGCTACAATGTTGGTACAAACCGGAACTTTAAGAGTGGGTGACTACGTAGTAGCAGGTAAAAATCATGGTAAAGTAAAAGCTTTGCTTGATGAAAGAGGGAAAAATCTTGCGGAAGCAGGTCCTTCAATCCCTGCAACAATCTTAGGTTTAGATGGAGCACCTACAGCTGGTGATAAATTCCGAGTATATGCCGACGAAAGTGAAGGTAAAGCTATCGCTAACAAGAGAGAGCAACTTCAAAGAGAGCTTTCTATCAGAACGAAAAAACATACAACACTTGAAGAATTGGGTAGACGTATAGCTTTAGGAGAATTCAAAGAATTGAATATTATCCTTAAAGGTGATGTGGATGGTTCTGTGGAAGCACTTTCTGACCAGTTACAAAGATTGTCGACAGAGGAAATCAGTGTAAAAATTCTTCACTCAGGTGTAGGACAGATTACAGAATCAGATATCAACCTAGCAGCAGCATCAGATGCTATTATCATTGGATTTAATGTAAGAGCGGGTGCTAATGCAAAAGAACTTGCAGATCGTGAGGAAATTGAAATCAGAACATATTCCGTAATCTATAAAGCTATCGACGAAGTAAAAGAAGCGATGGAGGGAATGCTTTCTCCGGAAATTCAGGAGCAGGTAATTGGTAACGTTGAGATCCGTGAGGTATTCAAGATTTCTAAAGTTGGTTCCATTGCAGGTTGTATGGTTCTTACCGGAAAAGTTACAAGACAGTCGAAAGTACGTTTGTTAAGAGATGGTATTGTGAAATTTGATGGAGAGCTTGAAAGCTTGAAGCGTTTCAAAGATGATGTGAAAGAAGTAACAAAAGGTTATGAATGTGGTCTGAACTTGAAAGGGTATAACGATATTGAAATCGGAGATATTCTTGAAGTTTACGAAGAAGTAGCTGTTAAGAAAAAGCTGAAATAA
- the nusA gene encoding transcription termination factor NusA, whose translation MDNIALIESFGDFKDEKGISKIDLMAIIEDSLKTLLRKRFDSDDHFDVIVNPDKGDFQIFLNKTIVEDEMSEDDDLEIEISEAKKIDPTFEVGEDFTMEIPVAQLGRRNILTLKQILATKLQEHNNAMLYEQFRDKIGEIVVGEIHHIRHKHVILLDDEGNEFILPKENQIPSDFFKKGENIRAIVETVDFKGSKPQIIISRTAPKFLEKLLELEIPEIQDGTIMLKKVVRIPGEKAKIAVDAYDDRIDPVGACVGVKGSRIHGVVRELRNENIDVIQWSKNPEILVKRALGNVTVNKIDINEEQNYALVYTPVEEISKVIGKQGQNIRLASWLSGYEIDVYRESSEDDDVELREFNDDIEQWILDEFKKVGLTTAKSVLDKETESLLNMVDLEEETIEEVKRILREEFED comes from the coding sequence ATGGATAATATAGCGTTGATTGAATCCTTTGGTGATTTTAAAGACGAAAAAGGGATCAGTAAGATTGATCTTATGGCAATTATTGAGGATTCACTGAAGACACTTTTGAGAAAAAGATTCGATTCAGATGACCACTTTGATGTGATTGTAAACCCGGATAAAGGAGATTTTCAGATATTTTTAAATAAAACAATTGTAGAGGACGAAATGTCTGAAGATGATGATTTGGAAATTGAAATTTCTGAAGCGAAGAAGATTGATCCTACCTTCGAAGTAGGGGAAGACTTTACAATGGAAATTCCTGTTGCACAGTTGGGAAGAAGAAATATTCTTACCTTAAAGCAAATTCTGGCTACAAAACTACAGGAGCATAATAATGCAATGCTGTACGAACAGTTTAGAGATAAAATTGGTGAAATCGTTGTAGGAGAAATCCACCACATCCGTCACAAACATGTAATCTTGTTGGATGATGAAGGAAATGAATTCATTTTACCAAAAGAAAACCAGATCCCATCCGATTTCTTTAAAAAGGGTGAGAATATCAGAGCTATTGTTGAGACAGTAGATTTTAAAGGTTCTAAACCACAGATTATTATTTCCAGAACTGCACCTAAATTCCTAGAGAAGTTATTAGAACTGGAAATTCCTGAGATCCAGGATGGAACAATCATGCTGAAAAAAGTAGTGAGAATTCCTGGTGAAAAGGCGAAAATTGCAGTAGATGCTTATGATGACAGAATTGATCCTGTAGGAGCTTGTGTGGGTGTTAAAGGATCCAGAATTCATGGAGTTGTAAGAGAGTTGAGAAATGAAAACATCGATGTTATTCAGTGGTCTAAAAACCCTGAAATTTTGGTGAAGAGAGCTTTAGGAAATGTGACGGTCAATAAAATTGACATTAATGAGGAGCAAAACTATGCATTAGTATATACTCCTGTTGAAGAGATTTCTAAAGTAATTGGAAAACAAGGACAGAATATTAGACTGGCTTCTTGGTTGTCAGGATATGAAATTGATGTTTACAGAGAGTCCAGCGAGGATGACGATGTTGAATTGAGAGAATTTAATGACGATATCGAGCAGTGGATTTTGGATGAGTTTAAGAAAGTAGGACTTACAACTGCAAAATCAGTATTGGATAAAGAAACTGAGAGTCTTTTAAATATGGTTGACCTTGAAGAAGAAACAATTGAAGAGGTTAAACGTATTCTGAGAGAAGAATTTGAAGATTAA
- the rimP gene encoding ribosome assembly cofactor RimP, with protein MEFKKRIEELLNEFLETRKDLFLIDLKISAGDDITVILDGDNGVSLQDCLDASRAIEFNMDREEHDFSLQVMSAGLSEPLVTPRQFNKNIGREIEVMLEDSSKIEGELSKVDEEKITLVLRYRKPKDIGKGKVDVEEEKEIPYTEIKKALVVIKF; from the coding sequence ATGGAGTTTAAAAAAAGAATTGAAGAATTATTAAATGAATTCCTTGAGACCAGAAAAGATCTTTTCCTTATTGATCTTAAAATTTCTGCAGGGGATGATATTACAGTGATTTTAGATGGTGATAATGGAGTTTCTTTGCAGGACTGCCTTGATGCAAGCCGTGCAATAGAATTCAATATGGATCGTGAAGAACATGATTTCAGCCTTCAGGTAATGTCTGCGGGATTAAGCGAGCCATTAGTAACACCAAGACAGTTCAATAAAAACATAGGAAGAGAGATTGAGGTGATGCTGGAGGATTCTTCTAAAATTGAAGGAGAGTTGTCAAAAGTAGACGAAGAGAAAATCACTCTTGTTTTACGTTACCGTAAACCGAAGGATATCGGGAAAGGAAAGGTGGATGTGGAAGAGGAAAAAGAAATTCCTTACACTGAGATCAAAAAGGCATTAGTAGTAATTAAATTTTAA
- a CDS encoding UDP-glucose dehydrogenase family protein, protein MNITIVGTGYVGLVTGTTLAELGNSVYCVDIDEKKVEGMKNGIVPIYEPNLEEMFLRNIQSERLFFTTNLKEALDKSEVIYLALPTPPGEDGSADLSYVLKVANDIGEQMTEYKVVVNKSTVPVGTADRVRETISSKTNIPFDVVSNPEFLREGFAVEDSMNPARVVVGASSERAKDIMAKIYQPFTNTGIPIIFMDEKSSELTKYAANSFLAVKITFMNEIANYCEKVGADVDKVRLGMGSDDRIGHRFLFPGIGYGGSCFPKDVKALIKSGKQEDFNFQILEATENVNTSQKVILVSEIEKYFGGNIEGKKIAMWGLAFKANTDDIREASSLDNIALLLEKGAIIVAYDAVAETNVQKLLGDKIQYAKGMYDALEDVDALFIATEWPEFKNPNFDLMAKKMKNKVIFDGRNMYPLEIPQQKGFYYKSIGRKTITK, encoded by the coding sequence TTGAATATAACGATTGTAGGAACAGGCTACGTAGGATTAGTTACAGGAACTACTCTTGCAGAACTTGGCAATTCAGTATACTGTGTTGATATTGATGAAAAAAAAGTAGAAGGTATGAAAAACGGCATCGTTCCCATCTATGAGCCGAACCTTGAAGAGATGTTTCTTAGAAATATCCAATCTGAAAGATTATTTTTCACGACCAACTTAAAAGAAGCTTTAGATAAAAGTGAAGTCATTTATCTGGCATTACCTACTCCTCCCGGAGAAGATGGTTCAGCTGATCTTTCTTATGTATTGAAGGTAGCAAATGATATTGGAGAACAGATGACCGAGTATAAAGTTGTTGTTAATAAAAGCACTGTCCCTGTAGGCACTGCAGACAGAGTAAGAGAAACCATATCTTCTAAAACGAACATTCCTTTTGATGTTGTTTCCAATCCTGAATTTTTAAGAGAAGGGTTTGCTGTTGAAGATTCCATGAATCCTGCAAGAGTAGTTGTAGGAGCAAGTTCTGAAAGAGCTAAAGATATTATGGCTAAAATTTATCAGCCATTTACCAATACGGGTATCCCAATTATTTTCATGGATGAGAAATCATCTGAACTTACAAAATATGCAGCCAATTCATTCCTGGCTGTAAAGATTACCTTTATGAATGAAATTGCAAACTACTGTGAAAAAGTAGGGGCTGATGTAGATAAGGTAAGATTAGGAATGGGTAGCGATGACAGAATTGGACACAGATTCCTGTTCCCTGGCATCGGATACGGCGGAAGCTGTTTCCCTAAAGACGTAAAAGCACTTATAAAATCAGGAAAACAGGAAGATTTCAACTTCCAGATTCTGGAAGCTACAGAAAACGTAAATACTTCCCAGAAGGTCATTCTTGTTTCAGAAATTGAAAAATACTTTGGTGGAAATATAGAAGGAAAAAAGATTGCTATGTGGGGGCTTGCTTTCAAAGCCAATACGGATGACATCAGAGAAGCTTCTTCTTTAGACAACATTGCTCTTTTATTAGAAAAAGGCGCAATAATTGTAGCCTATGATGCAGTTGCTGAAACGAATGTTCAAAAATTATTGGGAGACAAAATTCAATATGCTAAAGGAATGTATGATGCCTTGGAAGATGTAGATGCCTTATTTATTGCTACGGAATGGCCAGAGTTTAAGAATCCTAATTTTGACCTTATGGCTAAGAAAATGAAAAATAAGGTTATTTTTGACGGAAGGAATATGTATCCGCTTGAAATCCCACAGCAAAAAGGATTTTATTATAAAAGTATAGGCAGAAAAACAATTACAAAATAA